From Camelina sativa cultivar DH55 chromosome 7, Cs, whole genome shotgun sequence, one genomic window encodes:
- the LOC104701247 gene encoding cytochrome P450 81D11 produces MEEESQMILILTSIILTISSLTLFIKNLKQNQNLPPSPPSSLPIIGHLRLLKPPLHRVLLSVSKSLNDSPIFSLRLGNKLVFVVSSLPIVEECFTKNDVVLANRPKSMASKHISYNYSSMVSAPYSEQWRNLRRIGAVEIFSNHRLNSFTSIRRDEIRRLIARLSRSQNSSLEFGKVEMNSMLSNLSFNNIIRMVAGKCYYGDGAEDDLEAKRVRQLIGEAMTCFGAGHAADHLPVLRWFTDFERRVKKIAGRLDEFFQGLVDEKRAAKEKKENTMIDHLLSLQESQPEYYTDHTIKGTMLSLILAGTDTSAVTLEWALSNLLNHPEVLKKARDEIDNNIGLDRLVEESDISNLPYLQNIVFETLRLYPAGPMSVPHVASEDCKVREYDMPRGTMLLVNVWAIHRDPNLWDDPASFKPERFEREGVSRKLITFGLGRRACPGAGLAQRLVNLTLGCLIQCFEWERIGEEEVDMTECGGLTMPRAKPLVAMCRARDFVGKILHESA; encoded by the exons atGGAAGAAGAATCTCAAATGATCCTAATCCTCACCTCCATCATCCTAACCATCTCCTCTCTCACACTCTTCAtcaaaaacctcaaacaaaaccaaaaccttccTCCATCACCACCGTCCTCACTTCCAATCATCGGCCACCTCCGTCTCCTCAAACCGCCCCTCCACCGCGTCCTCCTCTCCGTCTCCAAATCGCTAAACGATTCCCCGATCTTCTCCCTCCGTCTCGGTAACAAACTCGTGTTCGTCGTCTCTTCTCTCCCGATCGTCGAAGAATGTTTCAccaaaaacgacgtcgttctcGCGAACCGACCTAAATCGATGGCTTCCAAACACATCTCTTACAATTACTCGTCGATGGTCTCGGCTCCGTATAGTGAGCAGTGGAGAAACCTCCGACGTATCGGCGCCGTCGAGATCTTTTCCAATCACCGTCTTAATAGCTTTACCTCTATTCGCCGTGACGAGATCCGCCGACTCATCGCTCGTCTCTCTCGCTCTCAGAACTCTTCACTC GAATTTGGGAAGGTTGAGATGAACTCAATGTTATCCAACTTATCATTCAACAACATCATTAGAATGGTGGCTGGAAAATGTTACTACGGAGATGGTGCAGAGGATGATTTAGAGGCTAAACGTGTGAGGCAGCTTATCGGAGAGGCGATGACTTGTTTTGGTGCTGGACATGCGGCTGATCATTTACCGGTCTTGAGATGGTTTACAGATTTCGAGAGACGGGTAAAGAAGATTGCTGGTAGGCTTGATGAGTTTTTCCAAGGATTGGTTGATGAGAAACGAGCggcaaaggagaagaaggagaatacaATGATTGATCACTTGCTTTCTTTGCAAGAATCACAACCTGAGTATTACACAGACCACACCATCAAAGGAACCATGCTC TCTCTTATACTTGCGGGGACTGATACATCAGCGGTAACTTTGGAATGGGCATTGTCGAACCTATTGAACCATCCTGAAGTATTAAAGAAGGCGAGAGATGAAATCGACAATAATATTGGCTTAGATAGGCTTGTGGAGGAATCAGACATCTCAAACCTTCCGTATCTTCAGAACATCGTCTTTGAAACGTTGCGGTTATACCCTGCAGGGCCAATGTCAGTCCCGCACGTCGCATCAGAAGACTGTAAAGTACGGGAATACGATATGCCGCGTGGTACTATGTTATTAGTGAACGTGTGGGCTATACACAGAGATCCTAACCTATGGGATGATCCCGCGAGTTTCAAGCCAGAGAGGTTCGAGAGAGAAGGAGTGAGTCGTAAACTAATAACGTTCGGGTTAGGAAGAAGGGCGTGTCCCGGGGCCGGACTAGCTCAACGGTTGGTAAACTTAACTCTTGGGTGTCTGATTCAATGTTTTGAGTGGgagaggattggagaagaagaggtgGATATGACTGAATGTGGAGGACTCACAATGCCTAGAGCTAAACCTTTGGTAGCCATGTGCAGAGCACGGGACTTTGTTGGTAAAATCCTACATGAGTCTGCTTAA
- the LOC104701249 gene encoding cytochrome P450 81D11-like, with protein sequence MYVQFKFQAKSLKPKSTMVEEEAQTLVFTIIILILTLTILLIKKLKPTQNLPPSPPFSLPFIGHLRLLKPPLHRVFFSVSQSLNDSPIFSLRLGNKLVFVISSHTIAEECFTKNDIILANRPSSIASKHISYGSSTMVSAPYSEHWRNLRRIGAVEIFSNHRLNSFTSIRRDEIRRLIVCLSRNSSLDFAKVEMTSILSDLTFNNITRMVAGKCYYGDGLEDDPEAKHVRQLIAEAVSFCGAGNVADYLPVLGYITNFETRIKKIGGRLDEFLQGLVDEKRAAKEKENTMIDHLLSLQETQPEYYTDHTIKGTIISLILAGTDTSAVTLEWALSSLLNHPDVLKKARDEIDNKVGLNKLMEESDIANLSYLQNIVSETLRMYPAAPLLVPHVASEDCKVAGYDMPSGTRLLVNVWAIQRDPQLWDDPTSFKPERFEKEGESHKLMAFGLGRRACPGYVLAQRLVSLTLGCLIQCFEWERIGEENVDMNEGGGLIMPRARPLVAMCRARAFVGEIQQESA encoded by the exons ATGTATGTTCAATTCAAATTCCAAGCAAAGTCTCTCAAACCCAAATCAAcaatggtggaagaagaagctcaaaccCTAGTTTTCACAATCATCATCCTAATCCTCACTCTAACAATACTACTCATCAAGAAACTCAAACCAACACAAAACCTTCCTCCGTCTCCACCGTTCTCACTTCCATTCATCGGCCACCTCCGCCTCCTCAAACCACCGCTTCACCGCGTTTTCTTCTCCGTCTCTCAATCACTAAACGATTCTCCGATCTTCTCCCTCCGCCTTGGAAACAAACTAGTTTTCGTCATTTCTTCGCACACGATCGCCGAAGAATGCTTTACCAAGAACGACATCATCCTCGCGAACCGCCCGAGCTCGATTGCTTCGAAACACATATCGTACGGTAGCTCAACCATGGTCTCAGCTCCGTATAGTGAACATTGGAGAAACCTCCGGCGTATCGGTGCCGTGGAGATTTTTTCGAATCACCGTCTTAATAGCTTTACCTCTATCCGACGTGACGAGATCCGGCGTCTTATAGTTTGTCTCTCACGTAACTCTTCACTT GATTTTGCAAAGGTTGAGATGACTTCAATATTATCAGACCTAACATTTAACAACATCACTAGAATGGTGGCTGGTAAATGTTACTACGGAGACGGTTTAGAGGATGATCCAGAGGCTAAACACGTCCGCCAACTTATCGCAGAGGCTGTAAGTTTTTGTGGTGCTGGAAACGTTGCTGACTATTTACCGGTCTTGGGATATATCACAAATTTCGAGACAcggataaaaaaaattggtggtAGGCTTGATGAGTTCCTTCAAGGACTAGTCGATGAGAAACGAGCAGCAAAGGAGAAGGAGAACACTATGATCGATCACTTGCTTTCTCTGCAAGAAACTCAACCTGAATACTACACGGACCACACGATTAAAGGAACTATAATC TCTCTTATACTGGCGGGGACTGATACTTCAGCGGTAACATTGGAATGGGCATTGTCAAGCCTATTGAACCATCCGGATGTACTAAAAAAGGCGAGAGATGAAATCGACAATAAAGTTGGTTTAAACAAGCTTATGGAAGAATCAGACATCGCCAATCTTTCTTATCTTCAAAATATTGTCTCTGAAACATTGCGGATGTACCCCGCGGCGCCATTGTTGGTCCCTCATGTCGCATCAGAAGACTGTAAAGTGGCAGGTTATGATATGCCGAGTGGCACGAGGTTATTGGTGAATGTATGGGCCATACAAAGAGATCCTCAGCTATGGGATGACCCCACGAGTTTCAAGCCCGAGAGGTtcgagaaagaaggagagagtcATAAATTAATGGCGTTCGGGTTAGGAAGGAGGGCGTGTCCTGGGTACGTATTAGCTCAACGGCTAGTAAGTTTGACTCTTGGGTGTCtgattcaatgttttgaatgggagaggattggagaagaaaatgTGGATATGAATGAAGGTGGAGGACTCATAATGCCTAGAGCTAGGCCGTTGGTAGCCATGTGCAGAGCACGTGCCTTTGTTGGTGAAATCCAACAAGAGTCTGCTTGA
- the LOC109125623 gene encoding defensin-like protein 44 has product MSITKTSMTFLLLIVLTVSLSNYNVLASEIKPTGRIDNMCKTTCSATYGNGKCGVDCRNAGFSSGQCVTFGRFVNKCCCT; this is encoded by the exons ATGAGCATCACAAAGACTTCAATGACCTTTTTACTTTTGATAGTACTGACAGTTTCTTTGTCGAACTACAACGTCTTGGCTTCAg AGATCAAACCTACAGGGAGAATTGATAATATGTGCAAGACTACTTGTTCGGCAACGTATGGGAATGGTAAATGTGGGGTAGACTGTAGAAACGCTGGGTTCTCATCCGGACAATGTGTTACTTTTGGTCGTTTCGTAAACAAATGTTGTTGCACCTAA